A segment of the Mangrovimonas sp. YM274 genome:
GATTTCGACAATTCTACAAATACCGTTACAGGAACTTTTAAATTCAATGCCTTTTCTGAAGACGGTATGAAAAGTGTGAACTTTATTCAAGGTGAATTTTACCGAGTGCCTTTAACAGGAGGTTTGTTAGTGATTGGAGGCGGGACAAGTTGTCAACAAGCACAGCAGGCTACGGCAGAGGCAGCTGCAGCTTTTGCGGCCTCAAGTAGTGAAATGCCAGAGTATGCTGATTTGTGTAATGCCTATAAGGATGCTTTGGTAGTGCAGATTAACTCCTGTGGAGATACTTCAGGTGTATTGCAAGCGGCCATAGATGCTTTGGGTGATTGTAATCCTTAAAAAGATTGAACCAATATAGAGAAAGCGCCCTTGAAAAAGGGCGCTTTTTTTTGTTTGTAAGTTTCTTAAAGGATGTTAAAGAAGGCGCAGAGTTTGACATGAGTTCATATTTTCTTTATACTGTTATAGCAGATGTGAAACAATACACATCTATAAAGAACATATTGAAATTTTAAAATGATAAAGATTATGAAGTATTCTGAAAAAATTTCAAATAAGTTAAATGAATTATTGGTAAAGAATTATGATGCTGAAAAAGGCTATCTCAATGCCATGGAGCAGGTAGAGGGGCCGCGATTAAAAATGTTCTTCAAGCGAAGAGCTTCAGAGCGCAGTCAATTTGCCAAGGAGCTGAGAAGTGAGATATTGAGATATGGTGAATTGCCTGAAGATTCGGGAAGTTTCAAAGGGTCTGTTCATCGAAATTGGATGGCCTTAAAGTCGGCGCTTTCAAGTAATAGTGAAGAGGCTATTTTGGAAGAAGCCATTAAGGGAGAGAAGGCCAATTTGGAAGAATATAATGAAATCCTCCAAGAGCGAACCCTGCCTCCAAGTGTTGATGATTTATTGATCAGGCACAAAAGTGCTATTCAATCAGCAATCAATACCGAAAAAATGCATGAAGCAATGGTATCTTAATATTACCTAAAACAATAAG
Coding sequences within it:
- a CDS encoding PA2169 family four-helix-bundle protein — its product is MKYSEKISNKLNELLVKNYDAEKGYLNAMEQVEGPRLKMFFKRRASERSQFAKELRSEILRYGELPEDSGSFKGSVHRNWMALKSALSSNSEEAILEEAIKGEKANLEEYNEILQERTLPPSVDDLLIRHKSAIQSAINTEKMHEAMVS